One Vibrio penaeicida DNA segment encodes these proteins:
- a CDS encoding ABC transporter substrate-binding protein gives MGRSNSAQLKPYTYYCHALIHQWSNRHIVLISFIVISLGAITPSQVFATTVNVNYVIGLATWSGYPDSVAGFKAGLAIYGIQEGKNASFIMGKTGANKELQTKVANKIKDARPDLVYSLTTPGTTIIKNVLPTSTPIVFSIVTYPADSGLIDSFDYSGNNLVGTSNYVSNKHYVALLKKVLPETRKIAIFHRKGEPNSKIQASNILRLMKKEGITVKILAATSVEHVSELAMDQLGKVDVFMTTTDTLMQSGGEEALITLSHQHKIPILSSNKSGILKGSTFGPVADFYTLGKMAGEKAGQILVNDVPPTQLQSELQEPPLFMVNTKAINMMGISISVDIRDQLIWVDE, from the coding sequence ATGGGACGTTCCAATTCAGCTCAACTAAAACCATATACTTATTATTGCCATGCACTCATCCACCAGTGGTCAAATAGACACATTGTATTAATTTCATTCATCGTCATATCACTTGGTGCAATCACACCGAGCCAAGTTTTTGCTACAACGGTAAACGTGAATTACGTGATTGGGCTAGCAACATGGAGCGGTTATCCAGATAGCGTGGCTGGCTTTAAAGCTGGGCTTGCCATATATGGAATACAGGAAGGAAAAAACGCCTCGTTCATTATGGGCAAAACAGGTGCTAACAAAGAATTACAAACCAAAGTCGCCAACAAAATCAAAGATGCTCGACCAGATTTGGTTTACTCATTGACTACTCCGGGCACAACCATCATCAAGAACGTACTGCCGACAAGCACACCAATTGTATTTTCGATTGTGACTTATCCAGCCGATTCAGGGTTGATAGATTCGTTCGATTATTCAGGCAACAACCTCGTTGGCACCAGTAACTATGTGTCTAACAAACACTATGTCGCCCTACTTAAAAAGGTTCTTCCAGAGACTCGTAAAATAGCGATTTTTCACCGTAAAGGAGAGCCTAATTCTAAAATCCAGGCTTCCAATATTTTACGTCTAATGAAAAAAGAAGGGATAACGGTAAAGATTTTGGCAGCGACAAGCGTAGAACACGTATCTGAACTGGCCATGGACCAACTAGGTAAGGTCGATGTTTTTATGACCACCACAGACACCCTTATGCAATCGGGAGGGGAAGAAGCACTCATTACTCTATCTCATCAACACAAAATTCCGATTTTAAGCTCCAATAAATCCGGCATTTTGAAAGGCTCTACCTTTGGACCCGTCGCCGATTTCTATACGCTTGGGAAAATGGCAGGGGAGAAAGCAGGACAAATCTTAGTTAATGATGTGCCACCAACGCAGCTTCAATCAGAGCTCCAAGAGCCACCGCTCTTTATGGTTAATACAAAAGCAATAAACATGATGGGAATATCCATATCGGTCGATATTCGCGATCAACTCATTTGGGTCGACGAATGA